One genomic region from Colletes latitarsis isolate SP2378_abdomen chromosome 10, iyColLati1, whole genome shotgun sequence encodes:
- the LOC143346199 gene encoding ER lumen protein-retaining receptor-like, which translates to MDVFRLSGDFLHLLALFILLFKIWEAQSCAGISGRSQILFAIVFTTRYLDLATIYISAYNTFMKVIFLITTYFTIYLMYVKCKATYDHKYDTFRSEILIVAALILALFVNDDFTIINVAWTFSIYLESVAILPQLFLMSKTGKAETITSQYLLALGSYRALYLIHWVYLYYTKGRYDLVVIVAGSVQTILFCGFFCLPVYSKSIYAPNDKKYVYTLQVYNT; encoded by the exons atggaTGTATTTCGACTCTCAGGTGACTTCTTGCATCTTTTAGCATTGTTCATTCTTCTTTTCAAAATATGGGAAGCTCAAAGCTGTGCTG GTATTAGTGGCAGATCCCAAATTCTGTTTGCAATTGTATTTACAACACGTTACCTAGATTTGGCGACAATATACATTTCAGCATACAACACATTTATGAAAGTCATTTTTCTTATAACAActtattttacaatttatttaatgTATGTGAAATGTAAGGCAACGTATGACCACAAGTATGATACATTTAG AAGTGAGATTTTAATTGTGGCTGCACTAATACTGGCATTATTCGTAAATGATGACTTCACGATTATAAATGTTGCATGGACTTTCAGTATTTATCTGGAATCTGTAGCAATATTAccacaattatttttgatgtcGAAAACAGGAAAAGCAGAAACCATTACCTCTCAGTATCTTCTTGCTCTGGGATCTTATAGAGCACTCTATTTAATACACTGGGTTTATTTGTACTATACAAAAGGTCGTTATGATTTAGTTGTTATAGTTGCTGGTTCGGTACAAACAATTCTTTTTTGTGGCTTTTTCTGTCTCCCAGTGTATTCAAAGTCCATCTACGCGCCCAATGACAAAAAGTACGTTTATACACTTCAAGTGTATAATACATAA